From Toxorhynchites rutilus septentrionalis strain SRP chromosome 2, ASM2978413v1, whole genome shotgun sequence, a single genomic window includes:
- the LOC129770259 gene encoding ragulator complex protein LAMTOR4 homolog — translation MLDLANRPMPNQIGYLIMSDNGAVLASGGEMENDERSANIISELLTLTESVDPDVFKKRSCKKISIVYEEYSYTICLSNKKIYVVKRQNPTGATGEAGALDTRTILA, via the exons ATGTTGGACTTAGCCAACAGACCGATGCCGAATCAAATCGGATACCTGATTATGTCCGACAATGGGGCCGTGCTCGCTTCGGGTGGCGAGATGGAGAAcgacgaaaggagtgccaataTTATCAGTGAACTATTGACACTAACGGAAAG TGTTGATCCTGATGTATTCAAAAAGCGCTCTTGCAAAAAAATTTCCATTGTGTACGAAGAGTACAGTTACACGATTTGTCTTTCCAACAAAAAGATATACGTTGTTAAGCGTCAAAACCCAACAGGGGCAACCGGAGAAGCCGGAGCACTAGACACCAGAACGATTCTGGCATAA
- the LOC129770258 gene encoding 39S ribosomal protein L46, mitochondrial: MRYLIVRSLFRACNTASARRISSEASSSTAKEKWDIFAGVLAERLPVITKTLTPLEANFKTMLGQIEFENSLKSNHEIRKETEKRQVELLKAGKLDLDSEALKQTAQDLEDAYNDEFSKFKPAPRITEADKKNDTKSLNRKLEETLILLTEHKLGDKCLYILPQGKHVKGESLRQTAERVLKDAGGKALSVSFYGNAPIGFHKYKYPSTARQETVGAKIFFFRCVLKPQTANISGKNVKWQWLDQSELQKTLNEHYYQSVSQFLL; the protein is encoded by the exons ATGAGATATCTTATTGTTAGGTCATTGTTTCGTGCGTGTAATACCGCTAGTGCTCGACGGATATCATCCGAAGCTTCCTCGTCTACCGCCAAAGAAAAATGGGACATTTTTGCTGGTGTTCTGGCGGAAAGGCTTCCAGTGATAACCAAAACACTGACCCCACTTGAGGCCAACTTCAAG ACAATGCTGGGCCAAATCGAGTTCGAAAATAGTCTCAAATCAAATCATGAAATTCGTAAGGAAACGGAGAAACGACAAGTGGAACTACTGAAAGCTGGCAAGCTTGATTTGGACTCGGAAGCATTGAAGCAAACCGCTCAGGATTTGGAGGATGCATACAACGATGAGTTTAGCAAGTTTAAGCCAGCTCCGCGCATTACCGAGGCCGACAAAAAGAACGACACCAAATCACTGAATCGCAAGCTGGAGGAAACACTGATTTTACTAACGGAACACAAGCTGGGCgacaaatgtttatatatattaCCTCAGGGCAAACACGTAAAAGGTGAATCCTTAAGACAAACCGCAGAACGAGTGCTAAAAGACGCTGGTGGCAAAGCACTGTCAGTATCGTTCTACGGAAACGCTCCTATAGGGTTCCacaaatacaaatatccatCGACAGCACGTCAGGAAACTGTTGGAGCTAAAATATTCTTCTTCCGGTGCGTACTGAAACCACAAACGGCAAACATAAGTGGAAAGAACGTCAAATGGCAATGGTTGGATCAATCTGAGCTacagaaaactttgaatgaGCACTATTATCAGAGTGTATCACAGTTTTTGTTATAA